One window from the genome of Emys orbicularis isolate rEmyOrb1 chromosome 10, rEmyOrb1.hap1, whole genome shotgun sequence encodes:
- the SLC5A11 gene encoding sodium/myo-inositol cotransporter 2, whose amino-acid sequence METPGSTPPSVTPNWNTFPQQNLEAVDIVVLVLYFVFVLAVGLWSMWKTKRSTVKGYFLAGGKMVWWPVGASLFASNVGSGHFIGLAGSGAASGIAATAYEWNGMFCVLVLAWLFLPIYIAAGVTTMPEYLQKRFGGKRIQIFLAILYLFIYIFTKISVDMYAGALFIQQALRWDLYVAVIGLLAITAVYTVAGGLAAVIYTDTLQTVIMLAGGLTLMGFSFVKIGGLESLQAKYFKAIASSHKGNSSCGLPREDAFHIFRDPVTSDLPWPGVLIGMTIPSLWYWCTDQVIVQRSLAAKNLCHAKGGSLLASYLKILPLFMMVMPGMISRVLFPDLVACADPEICQKICGNPSGCSDIAYPKLVIELLPLGLRGLMMSVMISALMSSLTSIFNSSSTIFTMDLWRHFRPRSSEWELMLVGRVFVLLLVVVSILWIPLVQASQGGQLFIYIQTISSYLQPPVAMVFILGCFWKRTNEKGAFWGLLTGMLLGFIRLVLDFIYLQPQCGEPDRRPAVVRYVHYLYFSMILSVITTVTVVVVSLLTEPPSEEMISHLTWFTRWDRPAKKHPAVSTSPDTGSGVCKSECPPAQLDISVVPENISNDNTSVTGTQKGSKPMRVFLWLCGMESKQEHPPENTAPTSPERAVASLDEQPLVKHILNINLILCICAGIFLWGYFA is encoded by the exons ATGGAGACCCCTGGTAGCACTCCGCCCTCTGTCACTCCCAACTGGAACACATTTCCCCAACAGAACTTGGAGGCTGTGGACATTGTTGTTCTTGTTCTGTACTTTGTATTCGTCCTGGCGGTTGGATTGTGG TCCATGTGGAAGACAAAACGAAGCACGGTGAAGGGTTATTTCCTGGCTGGAGGAAAGATGGTTTGGTGGCCT GTGGGTGCGTCCCTGTTTGCTAGTAATGTTGGGAGTGGGCATTTCATAGGCCTGGCTGGATCAGGGGCAGCGTCGGGAATCGCTGCTACGGCGTACGAGTGGAAC GGAATGTTTTGTGTTTTGGTGCTGGCCTGGCTATTTCTTCCTATTTACATAGCAGCTGGG GTTACAACCATGCCTGAGTACTTACAGAAACGCTTTGGTGGCAAAAGAATACAGATCTTCCTGGCAATTCTCTATTTGTTTATCTATATATTCACCAAAATAtca GTTGATATGTATGCTGGGGCCCTGTTCATTCAGCAAGCCTTACGCTGGGACCTCTACGTTGCTGTCATAGGTCTGCTGGCAATCACTGCTGTTTACACTGTTGCAG gtgGCCTGGCAGCTGTGATTTACACAGACACTCTGCAGACTGTCATCATGCTGGCTGGGGGATTAACTCTTATGGGGTTCA GCTTTGTTAAAATTGGTGGGCTTGAAAGTTTGCAGGCCAAATACTTTAAAGCCATTGCTAGTAGCCACAAAGGAAACAGTAGCTGTGGCTTACCAAGAGAAGATGCCTTCCACATTTTCCGAGACCCTGTCACCTCTGACCTTCCCTGGCCAGGAGTTCTGATTGGAATGACCATCCCATCTCTGTGGTACTGGTGTACAGATCAG GTCATTGTTCAAAGGTCCCTTGCAGCTAAAAACCTCTGTCATGCCAAAGGAGGTTCGTTGTTGGCCTcctatctgaaaattttgcctctCTTCATGATGGTGATGCCAGGCATGATCAGCCGGGTTCTCTTCCCAG ACCTGGTGGCTTGTGCAGACCcagaaatctgtcagaaaatctGTGGCAACCCATCTGGCTGTTCTGATATTGCTTACCCCAAACTGGTCATAGAACTGCTGCCTCTAG GGCTCAGGGGCCTCATGATGTCAGTGATGATTTCAGCACTTATGTCCTCCCTGACTTCCATCTTTAACAGCTCCAGCACCATATTCACCATGGATCTCTGGCGGCACTTCCGGCCCCGTTCTTCTGAGTGGGAACTTATGCTTGTCGGCAG GGTGTTTGTGCTGCTGCTCGTGGTGGTGTCCATTCTGTGGATCCCGCTGGTTcaggccagccaaggggggcagCTATTCATTTATATCCAGACAATCAGCTCCTACCTACAGCCACCTGTCGCCATGGTTTTCATCCTGGGCTGTTTCTGGAAGAGAACGAATGAAAAG GGTGCGTTCTGGGGCCTGCTGACTGGCATGCTGCTGGGCTTCATCCGGCTGGTGCTGGACTTTATCTACTTGCAGCCCCAATGCGGGGAGCCAGACCGCCGGCCGGCCGTGGTGAGATATGTGCACTACCTGTACTTCTCCATGATCCTCAGTGTCATCACGACAGTCACTGTGGTGGTCGTGAGCCTGCTCACAGAACCTCCCTCGGAAGAAATG ATCAGTCATCTCACCTGGTTCACACGCTGGGATCGACCAGCCAAGAAACACCCAGCAGTCAGTACTTCTCCTGATACTGGAAGTGGCGTATGTAAGTCTGAGTGTCCGCCTGCCCAGCTCGATATTAGCGTTGTTCCTGAAAATATTTCCAATGACAATACAA GCGTGACTGGTACTCAGAAAGGGTCTAAACCAATGAGAGTCTTCTTGTGGCTCTGTGGGATGGAGAGCAAACAAGAACATCCTCCTGAGAACACAGCTCCTACCAGCCCTGAACGTGCTGTGGCTTCATTGGATGAGCAGCCTTTGGTGAAACACATTCTGAACATCAACTTGATACTATGCATATGTGCCGGCATCTTCCTCTGGGGCTACTTCGCATAG
- the TEX47 gene encoding testis-expressed protein 47, translating into MSGARRSRRKVSVRAESLVPAPLPRSNLLSALEEKRRLQLKKFLLHRLFFVAKLSERADRRDITGYHERLFQNILKYHLGEPVSGLLLLYPSSILHILESSSGTLYQILQDLASLQKQGSSALLQEIKILVVSHNIPTRLFLQWYVTMVTLPVTYLEDVTQSQSAEEVVTECLTLLLKLGTYLSKTFKVSSKGLGDNLHTLVPELLIPAETINYLFKAKEFMSPEAFLKMYNNPLQPAMASETVWPTPCHLYP; encoded by the exons ATGTCGGGCGCCCGCCGGTCGCGGAGGAAGGTGTCGGTCCGAGCCGAGTCCCTGGTGCCCGCCCCGCTCCCGCGGAGCAACCTGCTCAGCGCCCTGGAGGAGAAGCGGCGGCTACAGCtcaag AAGTTCCTGCTGCACAGGTTATTTTTTGTTGCCAAGCTATCAGAAAGAGCAGACAGGCGAGACATTACAG gttACCATGAAAGACTGTTTCAGAACATATTAAAATACCACCTAGGAGAACCAGTCTCAGGTCTACTTCTCCTCTATCCCAGCTCCATTCTTCATATACTAGAG TCCTCCAGCGGCACATTATATCAGATCCTCCAAGATCTAGCTTCTCTCCAGAAGCAAGGCTCCAG TGCTTTGTTACAGGAAATTAAGATTTTAGTGGTGTCCCACAACATCCCAACCAGGCTCTTCCTGCAGTGGTATGTCACAATGGTGACATTGCCTGTGACCTACCTAGAAGATGTGACACAGTCACAGTCTGCAGAAGAGGTGGTCACTGAATGTCTTACGCTCCTCCTCAAACTGGGAACATACCTTTCAAAGACTTTCAAG GTGAGCAGTAAGGGACTGGGTGACAATCTACACACCCTTGTTCCAGAACTTCTAATCCCAGCAGAAACAATTAACTACTTGTTCAAGGCAAAAGAATTTATGAGTCCggaagcatttctgaaaatgtataACAATCCTTTACAGCCTGCCATGGCTTCAG AAACTGTGTGGCCTACCCCTTGTCACTTGTATCCATGA